DNA from Aureimonas sp. AU20:
CTCGGCCGCCGAGGTAAAGCAGCGGAAACAGGAAGATCCAGACGACGTCCACGAGATGCCAGTAGAGGCCGAGCGAGGGCAGGAAGCCTGATCGGCCATAGGCGAGCGAGCCCCGCCGAATGCGCCAGATCGTGATGAGCACGATCACGATGCCGATCGTCAGGTGGATCGCATGGATGCCCGTCATCACCCAGTAGAAGCCGAAGAAGAGCTGGGCGCCGGGCTCGGTCAGGGCAAAATGCGGCCCCGGCACGAGGCGTTCGGCGATGTCCTCGCGATATTCAAAGAGCTTCACCACCAGAAAGCCGAGGCCGAAGGCGGCGGTGAGAGCGAGGCAGAGGATCGTCTCGCGCTTGCGCATCTGCTCGGCCGCCTTGTCCGCCACGGCCATGGTGACGCTGGAGGCCAGGAGAATGGCGGTGTTGACGCTGCCGAGCACGATGTTGGTTTCCCGCGCGGCGGCCAGCATGCCCTCCGGGTGCAGTTGCCGGTAGACGCTGAAGGCAAGGAACGCCGAGCCGAAGAACAGGATCTCGGTGGCCAGGAAGATCCACATGCCGAAGGCGGCCGCCAGTCGCTGGCGCTCCAAGTCCTCGAAGGGCTCGTGCAGGGCCTGCCCGCTCATGCCCCGGCGCCTTGCGGGTTATGAGGCCGCCGGCCCTCGGGCGCCTCGTGCAGCGGCGCCTCGGTTTCGGGGTGGTAGTCGTAGGCCTGCTCGCGCACCTGGGGCGTCTTGAGGAAGTTCTCGCGCGGCGGCGGCGAACTGGTCTGCCATTCCAGCCCCGTCGCGCCCCAAGGGTTGGCCTCGGCGCGCCGGCCCCAGATCAGCGACCAGCCGAGATAGAACATCGGCAGCGCATAGGCCGCCGCCAGCACCGCCGCCCCGGTGGAGGAGGCGACATGGTAGATCTGAAACTCCGGCGCATATTGGTGATAGCGCCGGTTCATCCCGAGATAGCCCATGAGGAATTGCGGGAAGAAGGTGAAGTTGAAGCCGAAATACATGAGGATGGCGGCAAAACGCGCCCATCCGTCCGGCGCCATGCGGCCGGTGATCTTCGGCCACCAGAAATGCAGCGCGCCGAAAAAGGCCGAAACCGCGCCGCCCACCATGATGTAGTGGAAATGCGCCACGACGAAATAGCTGTCGGTCACATGCACGTCGACCGGCAGCGAGGCGGTGAAGAGGCCGGACAGGCCGCCCGTCGTGAACAGGCCGATGAAGCCGAGCGCGTAGATCATCGGCGCCTCGAAATAGATCTGACCGCGATAGAGCGTGAAGGTCCAGTTGAAGACCTTGATGGCCGAGGGCACCGCCACCACGAAGGACAGGAACGAGAAGACCAGGGCGGCGAGCGGCGACATGCCGGCCACGAACATGTGGTGGCCCCAGACGAAGAAGCCGATCACAGCGATGCCGAGGATGGCGTAGATCATCGCGGTGTAGCCGAAGACGCGCCGACGCGAGAAACAGGCGACGAGCTCGGAGATCACGCCGAAGGCCGGCAGGATCATGATGTAGACGGCGGGATGGCTATAGAACCAGAACAGGTGTTGGAACAGGACGGGATCGCCCCCTTGCGCGGGGTCGAAGATCGGCAGCCCGAACAGGCGCTCGGCCATCAGGAGGAGGAGCGTGATGGCCAGAACCGGCGTCGCCAGCACGATCACCAAAGCGGTGGCATATTGCGTCCAGACGAAGAGCGGCAGGCGCATCCAGCGCATGCCCGGCGCGCGCAGCGTGTGGATGGTGACGATGAAGTTGATGCCCGTCGCGATGGTCGAGAAGCCGGCGACGAAGACGGCCATGGCCGCGAGGATGACGTAGCCATTGGCGAAGAGCGAGGAAAAGGGCGTGTAGAAGGTCCAGCCCGTGTCCACCCCGCCGAGCACGAGGCAGGCGATCACCAGGAGCCCGCCGACCGTGTTGAGATACCAGGAGAAGAGGTTCAGCCTGGGAAAGGCCATGTCCTTCGCCCCGATCATCAACGGCAGGAGGAAATTGCCGAAGGTGGTGGGGATCGAGGGCACGAGGAAGAACCAGACCATGACCACGCCATGCAGCGTGAACAGCCGGTTGTAGCCGTCGTTGGAGAAGAAGCGGCCCGACGGCGAGATCAGCTCCAGGCGCATCAGCGTCGCCGCCGCGCCGCCGACGAAGAAGAATAGCGTGATCGAGCCGAAATAGAGAAGTGCGATGCGCTTGTGGTCGGTCGAGAGGAGCCAGGAGCGCAGCGAGTGC
Protein-coding regions in this window:
- a CDS encoding cytochrome c oxidase subunit I translates to MTRSLQTPALGGHELPSYLEDGHSLRSWLLSTDHKRIALLYFGSITLFFFVGGAAATLMRLELISPSGRFFSNDGYNRLFTLHGVVMVWFFLVPSIPTTFGNFLLPLMIGAKDMAFPRLNLFSWYLNTVGGLLVIACLVLGGVDTGWTFYTPFSSLFANGYVILAAMAVFVAGFSTIATGINFIVTIHTLRAPGMRWMRLPLFVWTQYATALVIVLATPVLAITLLLLMAERLFGLPIFDPAQGGDPVLFQHLFWFYSHPAVYIMILPAFGVISELVACFSRRRVFGYTAMIYAILGIAVIGFFVWGHHMFVAGMSPLAALVFSFLSFVVAVPSAIKVFNWTFTLYRGQIYFEAPMIYALGFIGLFTTGGLSGLFTASLPVDVHVTDSYFVVAHFHYIMVGGAVSAFFGALHFWWPKITGRMAPDGWARFAAILMYFGFNFTFFPQFLMGYLGMNRRYHQYAPEFQIYHVASSTGAAVLAAAYALPMFYLGWSLIWGRRAEANPWGATGLEWQTSSPPPRENFLKTPQVREQAYDYHPETEAPLHEAPEGRRPHNPQGAGA
- a CDS encoding cytochrome c oxidase subunit 3 family protein — translated: MSGQALHEPFEDLERQRLAAAFGMWIFLATEILFFGSAFLAFSVYRQLHPEGMLAAARETNIVLGSVNTAILLASSVTMAVADKAAEQMRKRETILCLALTAAFGLGFLVVKLFEYREDIAERLVPGPHFALTEPGAQLFFGFYWVMTGIHAIHLTIGIVIVLITIWRIRRGSLAYGRSGFLPSLGLYWHLVDVVWIFLFPLLYLGGRA